The Macadamia integrifolia cultivar HAES 741 unplaced genomic scaffold, SCU_Mint_v3 scaffold2934, whole genome shotgun sequence genome has a segment encoding these proteins:
- the LOC122067489 gene encoding methionine gamma-lyase-like translates to MGGNSVLLEKQVNVDKKPIVTWEDPAVALGTTRHEFGEYGGINMSIEASATFTVMEPKTMHKLFTGELGPSQDFFIYSRHFNPTVMNLSRQIAALEGTEAAYCTSSGMAAISSVLLQICNTGGHVVASSRLYGGTHALLSHFLPRVCNITTNFVDVRDHEMVKEALVKGRTKVLFLESMTNPTLTVANIPELCRIAHDKGVKVVVDNTFAPMVLSPARLGADVVVHSLTKYISGGADIIAGAVCGPASLVSSMMDLHQGALMLLGPTMNAKVAFELSERIPHLGLRMTEHCHRALVFATRMKKLGLKVIYPGLEEHPDHTLLKSMANQNYGFGGILCVDMETEEKADELMNRLQNYTQFGMMAVSLGYYETLMSCSGSSTSSEMNEEEKKMAGISQGLVRMSIGYNGTLEQKWSQFEKALVGLIYDGMVV, encoded by the exons atGGGAGGTAACAGTGTTCTGCTCGAGAAGCAAGTGAACGTAGATAAGAAGCCAATAGTAACATGGGAAGATCCAGCGGTGGCTCTTGGAACCACACGCCATGAGTTTGGCGAGTATGGAGGTATCAACATGTCAATTGAGGCCTCAGCAACATTCACAGTCATGGAGCCTAAGACTATGCACAAATTGTTCACAGGTGAGTTAGGCCCCAGCCAAGACTTCTTCATCTATAGCCGTCACTTCAACCCTACTGTCATGAACCTCAGCCGTCAAATTGCAGCCTTAGAGGGAACAGAGGCAGCATACTGTACCTCAAGTGGTATGGCAGCAATCTCATCAGTTCTTCTGCAGATATGCAACACTGGTGGACATGTTGTGGCCTCAAGTCGCTTGTATGGTGGGACTCATGCTCTTCTAAGCCACTTTCTTCCTAGAGTTTGCAACATAACAACAAATTTTGTGGATGTTAGAGATCATGAGATGGTGAAGGAAGCACTAGTAAAGGGAAGGACTAAGGTGCTTTTTCTAGAATCCATGACGAATCCTACTCTTACTGTTGCTAATATTCCTGAGCTATGTAGGATTGCACATGATAAAGGGGTGAAGGTTGTGGTAGATAATACTTTCGCTCCCATGGTGCTGTCACCAGCTAGGCTTGGGGCTGATGTTGTCGTCCATAGCCTCACCAAGTATATCAGTGGCGGGGCTGACATAATTGCAG GTGCAGTTTGTGGGCCGGCTAGCCTCGTGAGCTCCATGATGGACCTTCATCAAGGTGCACTAATGCTTCTTGGCCCCACCATGAATGCAAAGGTTGCGTTCGAGCTCTCTGAGAGGATTCCTCACTTAGGGCTTAGAATGACAGAGCATTGCCACCGGGCGTTGGTCTTCGCTACAAGGATGAAGAAATTAGGGCTCAAAGTCATTTACCCTGGCCTTGAAGAACACCCAGACCACACCCTATTGAAATCAATGGCTAACCAGAATTATGGATTTGGTGGCATCTTATGTGTTGACATGGAGACTGAGGAGAAGGCGGATGAGTTGATGAACCGTTTGCAGAACTACACCCAATTTGGGATGATGGCAGTGAGCTTGGGCTATTATGAAACCCTCATGTCATGCTCTGGGAGTAGTACTAGTAGTGAGATGaatgaagaggagaagaagatggctgGCATATCGCAGGGGTTAGTGAGGATGTCGATTGGGTATAATGGGACTCTTGAGCAGAAATGGAGCCAATTTGAGAAGGCACTTGTTGGATTAATATATGATGGCATGGTGGTTTGA